CTACTTATGTCATTGCTTTGTGTCAGTTTTAAACAATCCTTCAAAATGAGGTAAGGGATGGCCTGGCTACGTGTGACGGAACTGTGCACACCatgcattttacatttaatataattaAGGAGATATTATTTAACGCAATATATCCATAAAACGCAAACGAAACACTTCAGATAACTTGTATCAAAACATaacaggcacatttaatgatatctagttccttttcgcgacgaaatgagtatggtgcgTACTGACACTTATCATCCCTGTCCACACCTTATTTTATTCGTCATAACTTTCACACCATTTATAGTGTTAATAGCTATAATTCTTGGCATATTTGAACTGCAAGAGTCcatatttataacttttaatgcgtgcaaatCTTATTTCAGGCTGACACAAGCGTTTTTATTAGTTAGCTCCAACTAGAATCACAAATCTGGGACGacgatttattttcacgatacttatgtgagaagtttctactagtttggtAGGCAGTATTCAACAGATGCTGACAGACATTctggatgagccattcgttctcagcgATATGTCGTACCTCAATAGATAAAAACTTAAACTTATTGAGATCcgaaaactgaatatttccatggggtgcatcatttgtaacctgcttacatatcgacTTCCAACAGAGAATGCAACATGCGTCTTTTCAAAGCGCTCCATTTGAATATATCTTCGGACATTAGAAGGGATGTACTGCTCTTCTAAGCAGACTACAAATCGAAGAGCCTATAGCGGTAACcaacattcatgggaataacggaAACATGTACAAACAGtaataaaagaagtgatactAAACTGATTCGTTGCGTTaacggcgcagaattaaatgtgcgaattgttaATATCCTACAATTAGAAACGAACATCAAGTAATGcatgatgttattgattacttaCATTTTCTGCTTAATTCATTTTGACAAGAAATAAAAATCTATAATCgtatgaaaaactgttttaaaaaagtatttaggtTGAATACAATGTTAATTGAATATGACTTGTTTCCACTTATGACagttttttctcataccctgtctatGTCTTGCTTTCTTCTAACATCCCATATTCTGCTTAGGTATGTTTAACCTTCATTCTATGTCATTTTCAGTGCGTGTCCCATATACGAAATCGGTTCACATAAAGAACAATACGGAATCTGTATGCTACAtatagtgcatatacgggaaaaagtCTGGTGaacgtatattttaaaaatactggtTCGTGTATTCCCAGTACACGACAAACAAATTCAGTTTGTATGTCACAAAAATAAGGGATCTGTATACTACGTATATCTTGCATAtaagagaaaaataaaacatcccccgtatataaaaaaaatgcattgtatccacgtatatcagatgcaaatacagtccgtatatgacacaagtacggatCCGTATattaccatgcatatacgggacaagtCAGTAGCCCGTATttcaaaaaatacagttccgtatattccccgtatatgacaaaagtacagGATCCGTATAGTTActaagtatatcatgcgtatacgaaaaaatccgaagcccgtatattagaaaatacaggtccgtatatgcgccgtatattagatgcaaacgcagtccgtatatgacaaaaatacaggATCCGTATATTACGTATATCTGGattatacaggctcgtatacttgctccgtatattctaaaatacggtaCGTATACGGGAAAAAACTTCTTAGACCCTTCGAATACTTGAAAATAAAGCATGTTAAAGCAgaacacgaataaacaccatttctgtGGAAGATTTTTGAAAActcgtatatttcatatatacgggaaatatacatatatgtatattcggtgtatacgggatcccgtatatgcatgacaaatatacggacttcccgtatactagatgttccaaatacgggatcgtatactagatccgtatatttgtaatatacatcccgtatactcccgtattttcgaaatatacggaaCCGTTTACTCGTATATGAGACACAATTACGTTGTGTGCTCTCGCATATTTCTGGCATTCTGTTAGATTGTCATCTTGGATACCCCTAGTACGGAAATATCCACCGATTACTTGTAAAACGAATCAAAGATAAGGTTTTAACATTCGGATTGCTTAAATGCGTACCTAATAGAAAAACAGTTCGTTGAATACTACAACATAACTTTGAATGTTGTTTTTATCGCTGGATGTCACACCTGTCAATCAGTTATAATGATCCACAAAATCAATTCAGGATCTTTTTTGCTGTCATTTTTGCCATATGttatctgaaactgaaactgaaactgaaactgctttatttgattaaacgcctaattttacacatagtatattcactggcgttgtatattaaattaaaaaaaaagaaaaattataataaattatatacataatggtatcaaacaaagaaacacgacatatttgacaaaattactgtTCAGTGCAAATTACAACATTGCGTATAAAACATACGTCGGTCACACTATATAGTAGAGTATACTCAGCGTCTCTACCATATTCAGTCCACCAACAGAGAAATAATCAGAACCAtgattcaaagcttttaaaaaacagtgttttgagctttttcttaaaagtgtctaCCAAATCAGAATTTCTCACTTCTACTGGTAGTTTGTTCCATAGTTTCGgccctacagtttgaaaacttctatcgccaaatgttttacgtttgttaaatggtacctcgtaacaacctgtaacagagtctgaagaccttaaactacgttttggtgcttgttcttataataattcagtcaagtaagatggagcttggccgactgaacaattaaacatgacagttaaaatcttagataggaagccaatgtagtcggaacaaagcttgttttgaactgtcgtacttgctgagtattaaaacgagtttggcacacatgttttgtatcctttgtattttctgaatttcacagtGAGGAATACCATACCATATTGCATTGCAATAATCCATATGTGAAATGGCCAGTGATAATACCAGAATTACAGTAGCCTGTTTAGTAAggtattttctgatattttgatTCTAAGATAATTAACCATCGCGGTCTGACATTTTCACTTGACATGATCCTTAAAACTGagattttcatctaagaatgCCCCTAGGTACCTTATACAATGTACTGATTTGATTTTGTCACCAGCAATGCCAATTTCTGTTATTGAACATTTGTCAAGTTGCTGTCTACTACCGAATAAGATGTATTCGGTTTTTGacgtattcattttaagtttgttttgtttcatccaGTTATCAATGGTGAATAGCCTGTTTCTCATTTTCAACTGAAGTTGGTCGAAAGCGTTTGTTGACAGTACGGTCATCAGCAAAACCATACACTGATATTGACTGGGGAATGACATTAAATAGAGTTCCTGCGTAAGTGAGATAGAGCCTGGAGCCTAAACAGCTACCCTGGGGAACGCTACATTGTAATGGGCGTGGAGATGAAATAGCAGTTTCTACACTTACACTAAAACTGCGTGGCCTAAGATAAGAGTCAATCCAGTTGAGAGCTGTACCACATAGCCCATACTGAGAGTGTAACACTTTCACTAAAATATCGTGGTCAACAGTGTCAAAGGCGACACTCAGATCCAGTGCAATTAGAGCACTGACCTCCTGATTTTCCAAGCCTTCCAACAAGTCACTGGTTAATCGGAGTAAAGCCGTTTCGTGTGAGTGAAAGCGTCTAGACTGATTCTTGGGAAGAAGATCGTATTCACTAGCAtgtttatttaataagaaaagTGCTGCCTTCTCTATAAGTTTCGATAGAAATGGCAAATTGCTCACAGTGCGATAATTGGATAGCACAAGTTCGAGTCCGACCTTCTTCAACAAATGCCTGACTATCGCATAGTCAGTTATTAAAGGGACCAATTCATTGAGAtgcatctttaatatttttgtgggTAGTTTATCAAGCTCACAGGATTTGGTTTGAAGTTCATTCATCAATTTTTTCACCTCTGCTTCACTTAGATCTCTGAAAATCTCGAAACATGGAACATCCCTTTTTCTGGTACGTAACTTTCATAATTTCCAAGTGATTCACGGATcttttcaattttgttcaaaaagaaatctgcaaatttctctGCCAATGTAATGTTACTTTCTTCAGCGGGCACTGGATTTTCAGACTTTGATCCAGTGAGTTCCGATACCAACTTGTACAATTTTTTTAATCGCCTTTTGAACTTACCACTTTCTCACTAAgaactgatctttttttttttaagaatttcatAATGATACTTAAAACGTAGCTTTTTAACAGTGTCAAGTTGATACGGTTCCCGGTATTTTCTCCATACTCATTCAGCTTTACGTAATGACCTTTTAAGTTGAAGTAAGTCGACGCTAAGCCATGGTTTAGGTGACCGATAGATCTTAGTTTTCTGTGTCAGTGGCGCAGGTTTATCAAAAACTGActctatttctatttcaaactggTCGACAAAAGAATCGACGTATTCACTAATTACCGATATAAATGCAAGGTCTCTTAAAAATTCTTCGTGATTGATCTGTTTAAAATTTCGAAATTCCACTGTTATCCCGTAACATAATTATGGGTAATGTTCAGTAATGTTTGCCAAGAAAATGTATATCGTTTACTTTTACGTCAAATTGCCATAGGCTACAAAACACAAGTCTAACACGTTAGAGATATATTTTTCGCAACGACTTGTGCGTTTGCTCTGATCTTTAGAGACAATATACTCATTTGGCGTTTCCGAAGAAACACTATGCTTGATAtatcaattaaaacaaatgaCGTGCCTTTGATATGTTTCACCCACACTTAATCAGTAAGCACTAATTCACTGGTCCGAAGGTGACCTGTTGTTTTTGCACCTCTGTTATTTGTATAGTCAGCATATGATTTATGAACAAGTCTGTAATTCATTACGATATCAGATAACGATACTACGGTGTAAATTCAAAAACATTCTGGGTATTCTCCCTCAGTACCAGCGACTAGAGGGGCCCTAGTTGTTCATATACCTCGATATTTCAAACACCATATAAGAGTGTAAAATAGTAGTTGAGCAGTTCTGCTCTTATCTATGTACTTATCCTATGTTTTGCCGCTGGATGGGGTTGGCGGATCAACCTAAAGGAACTAAAAGTCCTTGGCTATTTAAGTACACTCGGTCAACGACTTTTGTCTGAATTTTAGTAGTGTCTGGAAGATGACTTTGGTATCTGACGCATTGACAGTCGATTTCAAAAAGTCCTAAAAATCTTAAAATCATTTGGTATAAAGCTACAACTTCGTATGTTTTATCttatgcatgtgtgtgtgtgtgtgtgtgtgtgtgtgtgtgtgtgtgttcgggtttaacgtctttttcaacaatttttcagtcatataaacgacgatgtctacttgtagcagtgtgcacaatgcccaactttatagtgcttccctcactggaatatcacgccgtagacacgtgacatgatacccaacccagtcacattatactgacaccgggctgaccagtcctagcattaccctcttaatactgagcgccaagcaaggaagtaACTAGTATCATttcttacgtctttggtatgacgcggccggggatcgaacccacgacctcccgcactcgaagcggacgctctaccattagggTACCGGGGCGGTTCTTATGCATGTAGGTGAATGATATGTTTAAGAGGAAATCTTCTTTTCTTATAAAGAAATTTACCTTGTATAAGCTACTTCAAGCAACTGTTATTTTCAGATATATGTAGgtgtcatatattttaaaaaaggctGAATGagtgaaatgcaaaaaaaaaaaaaaaaaaaaatttaataataaaaataaatgtaaaaattagtCAAATCAAAGTGGAGTTATGAAgttattttcctttaaattttgcCAAATGATCCATCGTTCTGCCGCATAAGATAAACAAGCAATTTTCAAATGCAAAAGATGTATGCAGtttaatatatcaaatgaaaggtGATGTTAAGTTAACAACAGGTTAGAATGCAAAAACGAAATAGACTTTGTAaagtgttatttccccttttatTTCGCTTAAGATGTTTGTGGAAACATTTCAGCAGATCAGACAAAgtactatgaaatattttttctgtataattACTGTAGTGCAGTCTTGTTATTCATCGAAATAAAGCTCTGTTCAAGAGCATTTTTATATAAGTTAACAAACACAGTTAAGGTGCTGTCACAAACacaattcaaaattattcaaattggtCAAGCCTCAGGAAACcttgaaaaccaacggaccgacaagctcactcctatatacccccactCCAGTTTTGTGAGGGTATAACTATCAAACTGTGTCAAATCATCCTTTGAAATAAGCTGCGTCGATGCCAGGATTTCACATCTgcatcaaataaaaagaaataacacGTTTAAGAATTTCACAGTTTACTATATCAAAATCACAGCAATGTTGTAGATATATATGTGTCCATAATTCACAGTTTGAcatataatgttataaaatatacaagatAATTAGGTAATAACATTCTGAAACACATACGTTTATGAAATACAAGGGAGTTATTGTTGCCAGTATTAATCATCTATGTACATAAACAAAAACGTTTCAAGAAGATCCAGACAAATGGGACTTAAATCTAGTGAACCACATTAACATCTATGTAACCCTTTAGGAAAGTGTTAGAAGTTTCAGAGCAATATAtcaaaaatttcagaaaatatggaatggtatgcgaaatttaactaatttctatgtcaaaaaaggaccataactgagctcaagtccttgtcctagttatgtttcaaagccatatgattAAAAGATTTAGGccaaatatggactggtatgaaaattCTAACTGATTATCAATACCAACAAGAGTGTCAGAATGTCGCAATATATGCCTGCCTACATCTAGTCCAACAGGTGTCAGAATGTTGCAATATATGCCGGCTACACTAgccaattataaaaagttatacaAGTTATTTGTAGTACCAACAAAGAGAagttaaattctaaaaaaatattctatataacACAAGTCCAAAATACAGCTAAACATTTTAAcctgcatgttgtaccacaagaAAGTGGTATCAATTTTCCCCTATATACAGTaataaaagttacaatacaagctatttatagtaaaacaaaagtaaGTAATTCTGACAACATGGGTGCCTCattgttgtgaacatttgtgccaagttacatcaaaatccctcagaAATACTCTTGACAAAGTCATTcctgaatttgaactttgaccgcAAGGTGTGACCTTAGACATATCGACCTGGTTTTTGCTTGcgataaaagttttaaagctaaatGTCAGGCAGTTTGCTGATAGGCTACTAAAgtcaagtggctgcttaatacagccGATCAACAGGGAATTATAGCATAAGTGAAATATTTAGCAGATTATGATTAATTATGtgaaatgtacatgtacctaGACAAACATGCAAACGACATGATTACCTGCGCTAACTGGCAATCCAGTATCTTGTTTGTCATAACACTATATGACCCGTATTTTGCTGTATGTCCAGGCGAATCGAACCGTGCATCACCACCTGGTTTAACTGTTCTCCCAGCTTTACTAATTGCGTCAGCCAAACGAGCTTGGTGTGAGGTCCATACTGAGATAACACTTGGCACATAGTAAATAATCTGATATACACTGAATGCGCGTTCACAAAAGTCTGTATTCCAGCAAAGGCAATCATTTTAAGGGCCTTACCTGGGCTCAGTCCCGAGAACAGAATCGCGGCACCTAGAATTAAATTCCCAAATGCCATGCTACCGGACATTGGCTGACTCGACCACTCCTCATTTTCAACACAATTGGAACACGatgttttgacttttaaaaaagtACCACTGACATATTTTTCTATGACCAATTCTCTATTACATTTCCTACAAAGTCTGAACAACTTGTCCAGTTATGTTTCTCTCCTTAGCTTCATTTACATGTTCTTGCTGAAAACTTTGCTCACTTAAAGTACTGTCATCCAGTGGCAGCCATACTGGGTCTTCCTTCGATTTGTAGAAGTACATACTACTGTGTAATATAGAGTCCATATTATGCCTGTCTGCTTCTGGTACAGAAAGAACAACATCAGTCTGTACTTCTTTAGTACACATTGTGGAATTTTCTTGGACAGCGGCATGCTTGCGTTTCTGTTGAAAGAAAAAGAGAGAGAATACTAATAAAtggtcataactctagaaatagtaGCCAAATGAAAAGTACATTATTTATGGTTGTTTTTTCACGGAGGTTCTtaatctgtgaaactttcaagcatatattATATCAATAGTACTTCGTCAAGCATGTTTATCTGTGAAAGATTGAAGTAAATCAAGCTAATAATGTTGGAGGAGGTGGGCATAGAACAGTTTTctatatatagcaaaactatcaaaaacCATAACTGTAGTAAAAATGATCACAGAATAATGAATATATCCTTTcgtatggtcatctgcacatcaagcttatTCATTTGTgaatgtttgaatcaaattctaCTTATAGTGTGGGAGGTGGTTGACGCAAGATATGGGGACACACAGACAACAGCAATGATATATGCCCCACCCCGACACATAAAAGCAGGGGAATATAAATGTACAACTTACAACAAGGTTATATGGAACCTGGCACTGCACAGAAAACATCTCAGTCTCCTTTTTGCTCTTACATGTACTCACACCCGAAGATATCTCATCTACTTGTCTATCGGAAGTGCcagctatttttaaaaataaaaatacatcttatttcataaaacatgtattttgtttgaaaataatcttACTGTTTTGTAGGATTAATTGTGATATTTGTTTTGGGTAGTCAATAATCCAACCACCCTTTCATACCAAGTTACATTCTAttttatattctattttattttcacgTAATAACTATATTTGTATGAACATCTGTACATATTTCTAACCTGACCTTCTGTGAGACAATTCTCTATCTATATTTATGGTAGCGTTTCTCTACTTTGTGATTCGAATTTATGTACAGGGTTGTCTCCATGTAAGTGGTACATGTACACCAAATACTATGtagaaataatgataatacaCAATATTTCAGCGCGACAACACTATCTGGTACAAACTATTTAGTGTTTTGTTACATGTGTTTGTGTCAGAGCATGTTTACTATCGCCATCAACAACTCATATGGGTGACtctgctgtttttttttacagtttttttggCTTACCTAGAGTTATTAGAGACTGAATGTCCATAGGTTATGTATTATATACAGGTATGTCTTGTTCACACATTCTATCTGTATCATCTTCCTCAGACTGTGCTGCTACATCTGTAATTATTCAGGAATAAAGGTACATTGTAATGAAAATACAGCATTTATCAGCATTTTTGCACAAATCTTGATAGTGTAAGATTTCCATTCTGTTGCAATTCTCAATACGAAACATCCTCTTCAAAAGATAAGAAGTCTCTTATTTTGCCCTGTTGGAAACTTTGTAGTTTTAATTCTAATTTTGAAAAGTCCTGTTGTTTTACTCTAGTAGCTGCTTATTCCAAAGATGTCCTCTTCAAATTAAACAATTGAATTTTTTCACATGAAGTCGTAAATGAGATATGCAAAACAACTATAAGATTTAAGACGATAATCATCTGACTGCATCTAAAGTGACTGAATCAAGGCTGGAGGGTCACTTTTTAAATCGGCTTAATAAATGATAAAGACTAATATTCATTATTGTGAATAAATACCTTGAGAACTCTGACAACCGTGTTCACTCACAGCTTCATCATTTCCGGTTTTTCGAGCCACAAACTCaacctgaaaaatataaacataaagtTGTCTTATTTTGTTATCAGAATCCACAATAACTAAAGTAACTAAAGGTATGATTTGCTCGAACACTTTCATCGGATCCTTAAATGCTCactgaaatgttttgattttgatCAGCATGATCATGGTTGACAGTAACTGTTCTGGAACTTCCGTCATGGATGAACTTAATCATGCATAAAACATTCTGATTGGGAGTCATTTGGGagcgttttctggtacatgtacaaaaacCGATGTCTATGTTATAATCACATCCTTGATAATAAATTCATGTCGACATGGAACATTTAATTTCTGTGCTGATCTTTTTTGAATGTATTCCATTCGAAAACATTTCAGCAGAGGCTAGCAGTCCTGTAATCAATATGAAATGAACAGTATTTACAAAGGGGAGactaagttaaaaaaaaacagcaaaaaaaaaacaaacagtagATGGTATCttaagtttgttcccatatatcTTTTGTCGTTTTACAGAATACACAAAACAGAAGTAATTCAgcgtaaaatacaatacataaaTGATAAATAGCAATTTGCATCCCGTATTTggaaacttttattttcaatttacagttttttcacGGGACTGGCGGATTAATTTAATGCTTGAGTAAACAACTACCGgaaattgttattaaaatttcatattctaaTTTACATTGGAGCCAAGTGAGTACTCTTTATAAATAAACgctaataaataaaattattcataaatGAAAACTTGTACCAGCAACTTCAAGACAACTAGTCTAagcttttaccagcaattaccttaccTACTGGTGACATATAACTGAATAGTACTGTAACACCCGTAGGTGCTAAGTCAGTAATGGCAGGCGGAAGAAATTAAAGTCAACACAGTTTTAAGTTCATGGTTGTAATGAGCAAGATAGATTGCTAGAAGTTTTTACTAAACCTTATAACTGATTTAGTAGTCCTTAGCAATACATCACAAATTGGTAATTCTGATGTAAAacagatcaaaatatctttaaacagaTGTTCATTACCACCTAAACAACTTTTGAACCATGATAATTAACTGTACATCTAATTAAAGTAGGTGTATTAAGTTATCAAGCATACAATTTGGCACGACTAAGTTTTACTAGTCGCGTAGCAGTTTACAAAGAGTAGTCTAGTTTCAATATACTTTTTACGTAGGCGTGAAGGTTAAGGTTTTTCCAGTGACACACTTATATTTATAGAGAAAAAGTCTGGCAAGAAAAGtctaaaaccaatgaaaaaacgCGGTCTAAAAATGTCGACCAATGAAATGAGCCGTTACAGCCAGCATCTCTGGCAAATCTGTAAGAATGCCGCCATCTTGAAAGACATCTCCCAGTTGAAATATCTTTAGttataaaattcataaatgtaaCTAGGTGAAAGTTATCTATCATGAAACAACCGGATGCTTTCGAATATAAGGAATTTATCCATGCAAGTTAAGGTTGGTAGAACTGCTTATTTTTTTCAGGTAGAGGGCGAAAGACACGAATGAAGTGAGCgaaagacatttcaaaatatggCGCTCACTCAACTTTTGAGCAGAATCGATCTGAAAACAGCCTATAGTATATGTTACAGTAAAAGTTAAATTGACAAAATGATGGTAAACTCCTTACTTAAAAACCTTGAAATAATGATTACTTCAGATTTACTGTAGAATACTGTAAAAACTGCTGGAAAACTTAGCATTACAGACAACCGGAAGTGAAAGATTCCGCGTTAAATCTCAAAATATTCCTGAGAAAATCTGAAGAAATCATGCATATCAGTCTAGTAACATCAAACTAAAAGTGATTAAATGGTCACATAATGATAATGTGACTATTGAACTAAACTGTTTTTCAAAAGGAACTTGATTTCAAGAAGATTGACAAAGTCTTTCAGTTCTATCAAATGTCTATCCAAATGCCTATTGAAATGTCTAACAGTTCTTTCAACTTCAGATATTAGGATCTAGCTTTCTTGAGGCGTTAAAA
The Mercenaria mercenaria strain notata chromosome 10, MADL_Memer_1, whole genome shotgun sequence genome window above contains:
- the LOC123560528 gene encoding uncharacterized protein LOC123560528, with product MDIQSLITLAGTSDRQVDEISSGVSTCKSKKETEMFSVQCQVPYNLVKRKHAAVQENSTMCTKEVQTDVVLSVPEADRHNMDSILHSSMYFYKSKEDPVWLPLDDSTLSEQSFQQEHVNEAKERNITGQVVQTL